A window of Amblyraja radiata isolate CabotCenter1 chromosome 25, sAmbRad1.1.pri, whole genome shotgun sequence contains these coding sequences:
- the crybb2 gene encoding beta-crystallin B2: MASEQNPTPKQHPTSTAAHKIVLFEQENFQGRFHELNGPCPNLKEAGLGKVGSLVVHSGPWIGYEQTGCKGEQFVFEKGEYPRWDTWTNSRRSDNIGSFKPVKLDGHEHKIILYENPTFTGKKIEIIDDDVPSFHAHGYQEKVSSIRVLNGTWVGYQYPGYRGYQYLLEKKEYKDNSEFGAQQPQIQSVRRIRDMQWHQRGVFHPTN; encoded by the exons ATGGCATCTGAACAGAACCCAACACCCAAGCAGCACCCCACATCGACCGCTGCCCATAAG ATCGTCCTGTTTGAGCAAGAAAACTTCCAGGGTCGTTTTCATGAGTTGAATGGTCCCTGCCCCAATTTGAAAGAAGCCGGATTGGGAAAAGTTGGTTCCCTTGTGGTGCACAGTGGACC aTGGATTGGCTATGAACAGACTGGCTGCAagggtgaacagtttgtgttTGAGAAAGGAGAATATCCTCGCTGGGACACATGGACAAACAGTCGCCGAAGTGACAACATTGGTTCCTTCAAGCCTGTGAAACTG GATGGGCATGAACACAAGATCATTCTTTATGAAAACCCCACCTTCACTGGAAAGAAAATTGAAATCATTGATGATGATGTACCAAGTTTCCATGCTCATGGATACCAGGAAAAAGTGTCATCTATTCGTGTTCTAAATGGAAC ATGGGTTGGCTACCAGTACCCAGGCTACAGAGGCTACCAATATTTgctggagaagaaggaatacaaGGACAATAGTGAATTTGGAGCCCAACAGCCTCAGATCCAGTCTGTCAGACGTATTAGGGATATGCAGTGGCATCAGAGGGGTGTCTTTCATCCCACCAATTGA